The following proteins are encoded in a genomic region of Danio rerio strain Tuebingen ecotype United States chromosome 16, GRCz12tu, whole genome shotgun sequence:
- the LOC108179660 gene encoding CREB-regulated transcription coactivator 2 isoform X7, with protein sequence MSSACGPTPGPNHGASIAASGASNPRKFSEKIAMHAQRQAEETAAFQEVMMDLTSTRIQAQKVRLARTQGPYYGGSLPNVNQIGRNTSDLQVCGSFHSTLDSSRSTRHHGLVERVQRERRFISPSRPYRRQMDSSHSSSVYLSPPPDPSWRRNWSSNFPADKSQIFQQFPTTALNRTNSDSALHTSVMNPPSAEMFGAQSRRAVFSYPVPPIEESGPDDGRLLKPWDSRKLPLLTSRPKSCEVPGITVFPSPDQQGSAPHGSMVLNSGGSLPDLTSLHFPSPLPTPLDPDELSHPCLSTGNGSTSSLTGTLTQLGITGGGFSSAGLLPSSNPSLQSSLSNPNIQSSLSSHSFPNSLSSASLHSSLSNPSIQSSLSSSPSLRSSLSSQSLQSSLSSSSLQSAASNQGYGGGTGSFGTLGSGQMQISSSPRRRVQLSPLILPADTRRHHPKQFSPTSSTLSSITQGVALDTSKVQTDQRSSQYSFPQHAQPLQLQPTLSPAQTHTLRPSSHTQQLHLHNMQNLQKTTQSLQPLKTSNHSAGSFGPADADGVQMEPQMQSFSADLDSYSESMFLNSLLDDPYLSLQFSGRQNQNLNLTQQVSNVDSDKPMLSQSQCAAFADGRLAVPNIILTGFEMEPFCSEDRLQMEPLALEGLMLADGDLLLADPAVEDSFRSDHLK encoded by the exons ATGTCCTCCGCGTGTGGACCGACACCGGGACCGAATCACGGCGCCTCAATTGCCGCGTCCGGCGCCTCAAACCCGCGAAAGTTCAGCGAGAAGATCGCGATGCACGCGCAGAGACAGGCGGAGGAGACGGCAGCGTTCCAGGAGGTCATGATGGACCTCACCTCCACACGG ATTCAGGCACAGAAGGTTCGGCTGGCCAGAACTCAGGGCCCATATTATGGAGGATCATTACCCAACGTCAACCAGATTGGCAGAAACACCTCTGAcctgcaggtgtgt gGCTCGTTCCACTCTACGCTGGACTCGAGTCGCTCCACTCGTCATCATGGTCTGGTGGAGCGAGTGCAGAGAGAGCGACGCTTCATCTCTCCCAGCAGACCCTACAGGAGACAA aTGGACAGCTCTCACAGCAGCTCAGTGTATCTGTCTCCGCCCCCTGACCCCAGCTGGAGGAG GAACTGGAGCAGCAACTTTCCAGCAGACAAGAGCCAGATTTTCCAGCAGTTTCCCACCACAGCGCTCAACAG gacGAACTCTGACTCTGCACTGCACACCAGTGTGATGAATCCTCCATCTGCAGAGATGTTTGGTGCACAGAGCCGCCGCGCCG TGTTCTCGTATCCCGTTCCTCCTATTGAGGAGAGCGGCCCGGATGACGGACGCCTCCTCAAGCCCTGGGACTCCAGAAAG CTGCCGCTGCTCACATCGAGACCAAAGTCCTGTGAGGTGCCTGGAATCAC tgtgtttCCCTCTCCAGACCAGCAGGGCAGTGCTCCTCACGGCTCCATGGTGTTGAACAGCGGCGGGTCTCTGCCGGATCTGACCAGTCTGCACTTCCCGTCTCCTCTGCCGACGCCGCTGGATCCGGATGAGCTCTCACACCCGTGTCTGAGCACCGGTAACGGCAGTACCAGCAGCCTGACCGGCACACTCACTCAGCTGGGCATCACCGGCGGCGGATTCAGCTCCGCAG GTCTGCTGCCGTCCAGTAACCCCTCCCTCCAGTCGTCTCTTAGCAACCCCAACATCCAATCATCTCTCAGCAGCCACTCGTTCCCCAACTCGCTGAGCTCCGCCTCCCTTCACTCGTCACTGAGCAATCCCTCCATCCAGTCTTCGTTAAGCTCCTCCCCATCTCTGAGGTCATCGCTCAGCAGCCAATCCCTGCAGTCGTCGCTCAGTAGCTCCTCCCTGCAGTCTGCAGCCAGTAACCAGGGTTATGGGGGCGGGACAGGCTCATTCGGGACTCTGGGGTCCGGACAGATGCAGATCAGCAGCTCTCCACGCAGACGAGTGCAGCTGTCCCCACTCATCCTGCCCGCAGACACACGCAGACACCACCCGAAACAGTTCTCCCCCACCTCCTCCACCCTCAGCTCCAtcacacag ggagTGGCTCTAGACACCAGTAAGGTGCAGACGGATCAGCGCTCGTCGCAGTACAGTTTCCCTCAGCATGCGCAGCCGCTGCAGCTTCAGCCCACTCTCTCTCCTGCGCAGACACACACTCTGCGGCCGTCttcacacacacagcagctgCACCTGCACAACATGCAGAACCTGCAGAAGACCACGCAGAGCCTGCAGCCGCTTAAGACGAGCAATCACAGCGCAGGGAGCTTCGGGCCCGCAGACGCAGACGGGGTGCAGATGGAGCCGCAGATGCAGTCGTTCAGCGCAGACCTGGACTCCTACAGC GAGAGCATGTTCCTGAACTCTTTACTGGATGACCCGTACCTGAGCCTGCAGTTCAGCGGCCGGCAGAACCAGAACCTGAACCTCACACAGCAg gtCAGTAATGTGGACTCGGATAAGCCGATGCTCAGCCAGAGTCAGTGTGCAGCATTTGCAGACGGGCGGCTCGCGGTGCCCAACATCATCCTGACCG GCTTCGAGATGGAGCCGTTCTGCTCGGAGGACCGGCTTCAGATGGAGCCACTAGCGCTGGAGGGTCTGATGCTAGCTGACGGAGACCTGCTGTTGGCGGACCCGGCGGTGGAGGACTCCTTCCGCTCAGACCACCTCAAATGA
- the LOC108179660 gene encoding CREB-regulated transcription coactivator 2 isoform X8, translated as MSSACGPTPGPNHGASIAASGASNPRKFSEKIAMHAQRQAEETAAFQEVMMDLTSTRIQAQKVRLARTQGPYYGGSLPNVNQIGRNTSDLQGSFHSTLDSSRSTRHHGLVERVQRERRFISPSRPYRRQMDSSHSSSVYLSPPPDPSWRRNWSSNFPADKSQIFQQFPTTALNRTNSDSALHTSVMNPPSAEMFGAQSRRAVFSYPVPPIEESGPDDGRLLKPWDSRKLPLLTSRPKSCEVPGITVFPSPDQQGSAPHGSMVLNSGGSLPDLTSLHFPSPLPTPLDPDELSHPCLSTGNGSTSSLTGTLTQLGITGGGFSSAGLLPSSNPSLQSSLSNPNIQSSLSSHSFPNSLSSASLHSSLSNPSIQSSLSSSPSLRSSLSSQSLQSSLSSSSLQSAASNQGYGGGTGSFGTLGSGQMQISSSPRRRVQLSPLILPADTRRHHPKQFSPTSSTLSSITQGVALDTSKVQTDQRSSQYSFPQHAQPLQLQPTLSPAQTHTLRPSSHTQQLHLHNMQNLQKTTQSLQPLKTSNHSAGSFGPADADGVQMEPQMQSFSADLDSYSESMFLNSLLDDPYLSLQFSGRQNQNLNLTQQVSNVDSDKPMLSQSQCAAFADGRLAVPNIILTGFEMEPFCSEDRLQMEPLALEGLMLADGDLLLADPAVEDSFRSDHLK; from the exons ATGTCCTCCGCGTGTGGACCGACACCGGGACCGAATCACGGCGCCTCAATTGCCGCGTCCGGCGCCTCAAACCCGCGAAAGTTCAGCGAGAAGATCGCGATGCACGCGCAGAGACAGGCGGAGGAGACGGCAGCGTTCCAGGAGGTCATGATGGACCTCACCTCCACACGG ATTCAGGCACAGAAGGTTCGGCTGGCCAGAACTCAGGGCCCATATTATGGAGGATCATTACCCAACGTCAACCAGATTGGCAGAAACACCTCTGAcctgcag gGCTCGTTCCACTCTACGCTGGACTCGAGTCGCTCCACTCGTCATCATGGTCTGGTGGAGCGAGTGCAGAGAGAGCGACGCTTCATCTCTCCCAGCAGACCCTACAGGAGACAA aTGGACAGCTCTCACAGCAGCTCAGTGTATCTGTCTCCGCCCCCTGACCCCAGCTGGAGGAG GAACTGGAGCAGCAACTTTCCAGCAGACAAGAGCCAGATTTTCCAGCAGTTTCCCACCACAGCGCTCAACAG gacGAACTCTGACTCTGCACTGCACACCAGTGTGATGAATCCTCCATCTGCAGAGATGTTTGGTGCACAGAGCCGCCGCGCCG TGTTCTCGTATCCCGTTCCTCCTATTGAGGAGAGCGGCCCGGATGACGGACGCCTCCTCAAGCCCTGGGACTCCAGAAAG CTGCCGCTGCTCACATCGAGACCAAAGTCCTGTGAGGTGCCTGGAATCAC tgtgtttCCCTCTCCAGACCAGCAGGGCAGTGCTCCTCACGGCTCCATGGTGTTGAACAGCGGCGGGTCTCTGCCGGATCTGACCAGTCTGCACTTCCCGTCTCCTCTGCCGACGCCGCTGGATCCGGATGAGCTCTCACACCCGTGTCTGAGCACCGGTAACGGCAGTACCAGCAGCCTGACCGGCACACTCACTCAGCTGGGCATCACCGGCGGCGGATTCAGCTCCGCAG GTCTGCTGCCGTCCAGTAACCCCTCCCTCCAGTCGTCTCTTAGCAACCCCAACATCCAATCATCTCTCAGCAGCCACTCGTTCCCCAACTCGCTGAGCTCCGCCTCCCTTCACTCGTCACTGAGCAATCCCTCCATCCAGTCTTCGTTAAGCTCCTCCCCATCTCTGAGGTCATCGCTCAGCAGCCAATCCCTGCAGTCGTCGCTCAGTAGCTCCTCCCTGCAGTCTGCAGCCAGTAACCAGGGTTATGGGGGCGGGACAGGCTCATTCGGGACTCTGGGGTCCGGACAGATGCAGATCAGCAGCTCTCCACGCAGACGAGTGCAGCTGTCCCCACTCATCCTGCCCGCAGACACACGCAGACACCACCCGAAACAGTTCTCCCCCACCTCCTCCACCCTCAGCTCCAtcacacag ggagTGGCTCTAGACACCAGTAAGGTGCAGACGGATCAGCGCTCGTCGCAGTACAGTTTCCCTCAGCATGCGCAGCCGCTGCAGCTTCAGCCCACTCTCTCTCCTGCGCAGACACACACTCTGCGGCCGTCttcacacacacagcagctgCACCTGCACAACATGCAGAACCTGCAGAAGACCACGCAGAGCCTGCAGCCGCTTAAGACGAGCAATCACAGCGCAGGGAGCTTCGGGCCCGCAGACGCAGACGGGGTGCAGATGGAGCCGCAGATGCAGTCGTTCAGCGCAGACCTGGACTCCTACAGC GAGAGCATGTTCCTGAACTCTTTACTGGATGACCCGTACCTGAGCCTGCAGTTCAGCGGCCGGCAGAACCAGAACCTGAACCTCACACAGCAg gtCAGTAATGTGGACTCGGATAAGCCGATGCTCAGCCAGAGTCAGTGTGCAGCATTTGCAGACGGGCGGCTCGCGGTGCCCAACATCATCCTGACCG GCTTCGAGATGGAGCCGTTCTGCTCGGAGGACCGGCTTCAGATGGAGCCACTAGCGCTGGAGGGTCTGATGCTAGCTGACGGAGACCTGCTGTTGGCGGACCCGGCGGTGGAGGACTCCTTCCGCTCAGACCACCTCAAATGA
- the LOC108179660 gene encoding CREB-regulated transcription coactivator 2 isoform X1 yields MSSACGPTPGPNHGASIAASGASNPRKFSEKIAMHAQRQAEETAAFQEVMMDLTSTRIQAQKVRLARTQGPYYGGSLPNVNQIGRNTSDLQVCGSFHSTLDSSRSTRHHGLVERVQRERRFISPSRPYRRQMDSSHSSSVYLSPPPDPSWRRNWSSNFPADKSQIFQQFPTTALNRTNSDSALHTSVMNPPSAEMFGAQSRRAGQLFSYPVPPIEESGPDDGRLLKPWDSRKLPLLTSRPKSCEVPGITVFPSPDQQGSAPHGSMVLNSGGSLPDLTSLHFPSPLPTPLDPDELSHPCLSTGNGSTSSLTGTLTQLGITGGGFSSAGLLPSSNPSLQSSLSNPNIQSSLSSHSFPNSLSSASLHSSLSNPSIQSSLSSSPSLRSSLSSQSLQSSLSSSSLQSAASNQGYGGGTGSFGTLGSGQMQISSSPRRRVQLSPLILPADTRRHHPKQFSPTSSTLSSITQGVALDTSKVQTDQRSSQYSFPQHAQPLQLQPTLSPAQTHTLRPSSHTQQLHLHNMQNLQKTTQSLQPLKTSNHSAGSFGPADADGVQMEPQMQSFSADLDSYSESMFLNSLLDDPYLSLQFSGRQNQNLNLTQQVSNVDSDKPMLSQSQCAAFADGRLAVPNIILTDSPSGLSREITSALSAVPGFEMEPFCSEDRLQMEPLALEGLMLADGDLLLADPAVEDSFRSDHLK; encoded by the exons ATGTCCTCCGCGTGTGGACCGACACCGGGACCGAATCACGGCGCCTCAATTGCCGCGTCCGGCGCCTCAAACCCGCGAAAGTTCAGCGAGAAGATCGCGATGCACGCGCAGAGACAGGCGGAGGAGACGGCAGCGTTCCAGGAGGTCATGATGGACCTCACCTCCACACGG ATTCAGGCACAGAAGGTTCGGCTGGCCAGAACTCAGGGCCCATATTATGGAGGATCATTACCCAACGTCAACCAGATTGGCAGAAACACCTCTGAcctgcaggtgtgt gGCTCGTTCCACTCTACGCTGGACTCGAGTCGCTCCACTCGTCATCATGGTCTGGTGGAGCGAGTGCAGAGAGAGCGACGCTTCATCTCTCCCAGCAGACCCTACAGGAGACAA aTGGACAGCTCTCACAGCAGCTCAGTGTATCTGTCTCCGCCCCCTGACCCCAGCTGGAGGAG GAACTGGAGCAGCAACTTTCCAGCAGACAAGAGCCAGATTTTCCAGCAGTTTCCCACCACAGCGCTCAACAG gacGAACTCTGACTCTGCACTGCACACCAGTGTGATGAATCCTCCATCTGCAGAGATGTTTGGTGCACAGAGCCGCCGCGCCGGTCagt TGTTCTCGTATCCCGTTCCTCCTATTGAGGAGAGCGGCCCGGATGACGGACGCCTCCTCAAGCCCTGGGACTCCAGAAAG CTGCCGCTGCTCACATCGAGACCAAAGTCCTGTGAGGTGCCTGGAATCAC tgtgtttCCCTCTCCAGACCAGCAGGGCAGTGCTCCTCACGGCTCCATGGTGTTGAACAGCGGCGGGTCTCTGCCGGATCTGACCAGTCTGCACTTCCCGTCTCCTCTGCCGACGCCGCTGGATCCGGATGAGCTCTCACACCCGTGTCTGAGCACCGGTAACGGCAGTACCAGCAGCCTGACCGGCACACTCACTCAGCTGGGCATCACCGGCGGCGGATTCAGCTCCGCAG GTCTGCTGCCGTCCAGTAACCCCTCCCTCCAGTCGTCTCTTAGCAACCCCAACATCCAATCATCTCTCAGCAGCCACTCGTTCCCCAACTCGCTGAGCTCCGCCTCCCTTCACTCGTCACTGAGCAATCCCTCCATCCAGTCTTCGTTAAGCTCCTCCCCATCTCTGAGGTCATCGCTCAGCAGCCAATCCCTGCAGTCGTCGCTCAGTAGCTCCTCCCTGCAGTCTGCAGCCAGTAACCAGGGTTATGGGGGCGGGACAGGCTCATTCGGGACTCTGGGGTCCGGACAGATGCAGATCAGCAGCTCTCCACGCAGACGAGTGCAGCTGTCCCCACTCATCCTGCCCGCAGACACACGCAGACACCACCCGAAACAGTTCTCCCCCACCTCCTCCACCCTCAGCTCCAtcacacag ggagTGGCTCTAGACACCAGTAAGGTGCAGACGGATCAGCGCTCGTCGCAGTACAGTTTCCCTCAGCATGCGCAGCCGCTGCAGCTTCAGCCCACTCTCTCTCCTGCGCAGACACACACTCTGCGGCCGTCttcacacacacagcagctgCACCTGCACAACATGCAGAACCTGCAGAAGACCACGCAGAGCCTGCAGCCGCTTAAGACGAGCAATCACAGCGCAGGGAGCTTCGGGCCCGCAGACGCAGACGGGGTGCAGATGGAGCCGCAGATGCAGTCGTTCAGCGCAGACCTGGACTCCTACAGC GAGAGCATGTTCCTGAACTCTTTACTGGATGACCCGTACCTGAGCCTGCAGTTCAGCGGCCGGCAGAACCAGAACCTGAACCTCACACAGCAg gtCAGTAATGTGGACTCGGATAAGCCGATGCTCAGCCAGAGTCAGTGTGCAGCATTTGCAGACGGGCGGCTCGCGGTGCCCAACATCATCCTGACCG attCTCCGTCCGGTCTCTCCCGGGAGATCACCAGTGCTCTGTCTGCCGTCCCAGGCTTCGAGATGGAGCCGTTCTGCTCGGAGGACCGGCTTCAGATGGAGCCACTAGCGCTGGAGGGTCTGATGCTAGCTGACGGAGACCTGCTGTTGGCGGACCCGGCGGTGGAGGACTCCTTCCGCTCAGACCACCTCAAATGA
- the LOC108179660 gene encoding CREB-regulated transcription coactivator 2 isoform X3 — MSSACGPTPGPNHGASIAASGASNPRKFSEKIAMHAQRQAEETAAFQEVMMDLTSTRIQAQKVRLARTQGPYYGGSLPNVNQIGRNTSDLQVCGSFHSTLDSSRSTRHHGLVERVQRERRFISPSRPYRRQMDSSHSSSVYLSPPPDPSWRRNWSSNFPADKSQIFQQFPTTALNRTNSDSALHTSVMNPPSAEMFGAQSRRAVFSYPVPPIEESGPDDGRLLKPWDSRKLPLLTSRPKSCEVPGITVFPSPDQQGSAPHGSMVLNSGGSLPDLTSLHFPSPLPTPLDPDELSHPCLSTGNGSTSSLTGTLTQLGITGGGFSSAGLLPSSNPSLQSSLSNPNIQSSLSSHSFPNSLSSASLHSSLSNPSIQSSLSSSPSLRSSLSSQSLQSSLSSSSLQSAASNQGYGGGTGSFGTLGSGQMQISSSPRRRVQLSPLILPADTRRHHPKQFSPTSSTLSSITQGVALDTSKVQTDQRSSQYSFPQHAQPLQLQPTLSPAQTHTLRPSSHTQQLHLHNMQNLQKTTQSLQPLKTSNHSAGSFGPADADGVQMEPQMQSFSADLDSYSESMFLNSLLDDPYLSLQFSGRQNQNLNLTQQVSNVDSDKPMLSQSQCAAFADGRLAVPNIILTDSPSGLSREITSALSAVPGFEMEPFCSEDRLQMEPLALEGLMLADGDLLLADPAVEDSFRSDHLK; from the exons ATGTCCTCCGCGTGTGGACCGACACCGGGACCGAATCACGGCGCCTCAATTGCCGCGTCCGGCGCCTCAAACCCGCGAAAGTTCAGCGAGAAGATCGCGATGCACGCGCAGAGACAGGCGGAGGAGACGGCAGCGTTCCAGGAGGTCATGATGGACCTCACCTCCACACGG ATTCAGGCACAGAAGGTTCGGCTGGCCAGAACTCAGGGCCCATATTATGGAGGATCATTACCCAACGTCAACCAGATTGGCAGAAACACCTCTGAcctgcaggtgtgt gGCTCGTTCCACTCTACGCTGGACTCGAGTCGCTCCACTCGTCATCATGGTCTGGTGGAGCGAGTGCAGAGAGAGCGACGCTTCATCTCTCCCAGCAGACCCTACAGGAGACAA aTGGACAGCTCTCACAGCAGCTCAGTGTATCTGTCTCCGCCCCCTGACCCCAGCTGGAGGAG GAACTGGAGCAGCAACTTTCCAGCAGACAAGAGCCAGATTTTCCAGCAGTTTCCCACCACAGCGCTCAACAG gacGAACTCTGACTCTGCACTGCACACCAGTGTGATGAATCCTCCATCTGCAGAGATGTTTGGTGCACAGAGCCGCCGCGCCG TGTTCTCGTATCCCGTTCCTCCTATTGAGGAGAGCGGCCCGGATGACGGACGCCTCCTCAAGCCCTGGGACTCCAGAAAG CTGCCGCTGCTCACATCGAGACCAAAGTCCTGTGAGGTGCCTGGAATCAC tgtgtttCCCTCTCCAGACCAGCAGGGCAGTGCTCCTCACGGCTCCATGGTGTTGAACAGCGGCGGGTCTCTGCCGGATCTGACCAGTCTGCACTTCCCGTCTCCTCTGCCGACGCCGCTGGATCCGGATGAGCTCTCACACCCGTGTCTGAGCACCGGTAACGGCAGTACCAGCAGCCTGACCGGCACACTCACTCAGCTGGGCATCACCGGCGGCGGATTCAGCTCCGCAG GTCTGCTGCCGTCCAGTAACCCCTCCCTCCAGTCGTCTCTTAGCAACCCCAACATCCAATCATCTCTCAGCAGCCACTCGTTCCCCAACTCGCTGAGCTCCGCCTCCCTTCACTCGTCACTGAGCAATCCCTCCATCCAGTCTTCGTTAAGCTCCTCCCCATCTCTGAGGTCATCGCTCAGCAGCCAATCCCTGCAGTCGTCGCTCAGTAGCTCCTCCCTGCAGTCTGCAGCCAGTAACCAGGGTTATGGGGGCGGGACAGGCTCATTCGGGACTCTGGGGTCCGGACAGATGCAGATCAGCAGCTCTCCACGCAGACGAGTGCAGCTGTCCCCACTCATCCTGCCCGCAGACACACGCAGACACCACCCGAAACAGTTCTCCCCCACCTCCTCCACCCTCAGCTCCAtcacacag ggagTGGCTCTAGACACCAGTAAGGTGCAGACGGATCAGCGCTCGTCGCAGTACAGTTTCCCTCAGCATGCGCAGCCGCTGCAGCTTCAGCCCACTCTCTCTCCTGCGCAGACACACACTCTGCGGCCGTCttcacacacacagcagctgCACCTGCACAACATGCAGAACCTGCAGAAGACCACGCAGAGCCTGCAGCCGCTTAAGACGAGCAATCACAGCGCAGGGAGCTTCGGGCCCGCAGACGCAGACGGGGTGCAGATGGAGCCGCAGATGCAGTCGTTCAGCGCAGACCTGGACTCCTACAGC GAGAGCATGTTCCTGAACTCTTTACTGGATGACCCGTACCTGAGCCTGCAGTTCAGCGGCCGGCAGAACCAGAACCTGAACCTCACACAGCAg gtCAGTAATGTGGACTCGGATAAGCCGATGCTCAGCCAGAGTCAGTGTGCAGCATTTGCAGACGGGCGGCTCGCGGTGCCCAACATCATCCTGACCG attCTCCGTCCGGTCTCTCCCGGGAGATCACCAGTGCTCTGTCTGCCGTCCCAGGCTTCGAGATGGAGCCGTTCTGCTCGGAGGACCGGCTTCAGATGGAGCCACTAGCGCTGGAGGGTCTGATGCTAGCTGACGGAGACCTGCTGTTGGCGGACCCGGCGGTGGAGGACTCCTTCCGCTCAGACCACCTCAAATGA
- the LOC108179660 gene encoding CREB-regulated transcription coactivator 2 isoform X4, protein MSSACGPTPGPNHGASIAASGASNPRKFSEKIAMHAQRQAEETAAFQEVMMDLTSTRIQAQKVRLARTQGPYYGGSLPNVNQIGRNTSDLQGSFHSTLDSSRSTRHHGLVERVQRERRFISPSRPYRRQMDSSHSSSVYLSPPPDPSWRRNWSSNFPADKSQIFQQFPTTALNRTNSDSALHTSVMNPPSAEMFGAQSRRAVFSYPVPPIEESGPDDGRLLKPWDSRKLPLLTSRPKSCEVPGITVFPSPDQQGSAPHGSMVLNSGGSLPDLTSLHFPSPLPTPLDPDELSHPCLSTGNGSTSSLTGTLTQLGITGGGFSSAGLLPSSNPSLQSSLSNPNIQSSLSSHSFPNSLSSASLHSSLSNPSIQSSLSSSPSLRSSLSSQSLQSSLSSSSLQSAASNQGYGGGTGSFGTLGSGQMQISSSPRRRVQLSPLILPADTRRHHPKQFSPTSSTLSSITQGVALDTSKVQTDQRSSQYSFPQHAQPLQLQPTLSPAQTHTLRPSSHTQQLHLHNMQNLQKTTQSLQPLKTSNHSAGSFGPADADGVQMEPQMQSFSADLDSYSESMFLNSLLDDPYLSLQFSGRQNQNLNLTQQVSNVDSDKPMLSQSQCAAFADGRLAVPNIILTDSPSGLSREITSALSAVPGFEMEPFCSEDRLQMEPLALEGLMLADGDLLLADPAVEDSFRSDHLK, encoded by the exons ATGTCCTCCGCGTGTGGACCGACACCGGGACCGAATCACGGCGCCTCAATTGCCGCGTCCGGCGCCTCAAACCCGCGAAAGTTCAGCGAGAAGATCGCGATGCACGCGCAGAGACAGGCGGAGGAGACGGCAGCGTTCCAGGAGGTCATGATGGACCTCACCTCCACACGG ATTCAGGCACAGAAGGTTCGGCTGGCCAGAACTCAGGGCCCATATTATGGAGGATCATTACCCAACGTCAACCAGATTGGCAGAAACACCTCTGAcctgcag gGCTCGTTCCACTCTACGCTGGACTCGAGTCGCTCCACTCGTCATCATGGTCTGGTGGAGCGAGTGCAGAGAGAGCGACGCTTCATCTCTCCCAGCAGACCCTACAGGAGACAA aTGGACAGCTCTCACAGCAGCTCAGTGTATCTGTCTCCGCCCCCTGACCCCAGCTGGAGGAG GAACTGGAGCAGCAACTTTCCAGCAGACAAGAGCCAGATTTTCCAGCAGTTTCCCACCACAGCGCTCAACAG gacGAACTCTGACTCTGCACTGCACACCAGTGTGATGAATCCTCCATCTGCAGAGATGTTTGGTGCACAGAGCCGCCGCGCCG TGTTCTCGTATCCCGTTCCTCCTATTGAGGAGAGCGGCCCGGATGACGGACGCCTCCTCAAGCCCTGGGACTCCAGAAAG CTGCCGCTGCTCACATCGAGACCAAAGTCCTGTGAGGTGCCTGGAATCAC tgtgtttCCCTCTCCAGACCAGCAGGGCAGTGCTCCTCACGGCTCCATGGTGTTGAACAGCGGCGGGTCTCTGCCGGATCTGACCAGTCTGCACTTCCCGTCTCCTCTGCCGACGCCGCTGGATCCGGATGAGCTCTCACACCCGTGTCTGAGCACCGGTAACGGCAGTACCAGCAGCCTGACCGGCACACTCACTCAGCTGGGCATCACCGGCGGCGGATTCAGCTCCGCAG GTCTGCTGCCGTCCAGTAACCCCTCCCTCCAGTCGTCTCTTAGCAACCCCAACATCCAATCATCTCTCAGCAGCCACTCGTTCCCCAACTCGCTGAGCTCCGCCTCCCTTCACTCGTCACTGAGCAATCCCTCCATCCAGTCTTCGTTAAGCTCCTCCCCATCTCTGAGGTCATCGCTCAGCAGCCAATCCCTGCAGTCGTCGCTCAGTAGCTCCTCCCTGCAGTCTGCAGCCAGTAACCAGGGTTATGGGGGCGGGACAGGCTCATTCGGGACTCTGGGGTCCGGACAGATGCAGATCAGCAGCTCTCCACGCAGACGAGTGCAGCTGTCCCCACTCATCCTGCCCGCAGACACACGCAGACACCACCCGAAACAGTTCTCCCCCACCTCCTCCACCCTCAGCTCCAtcacacag ggagTGGCTCTAGACACCAGTAAGGTGCAGACGGATCAGCGCTCGTCGCAGTACAGTTTCCCTCAGCATGCGCAGCCGCTGCAGCTTCAGCCCACTCTCTCTCCTGCGCAGACACACACTCTGCGGCCGTCttcacacacacagcagctgCACCTGCACAACATGCAGAACCTGCAGAAGACCACGCAGAGCCTGCAGCCGCTTAAGACGAGCAATCACAGCGCAGGGAGCTTCGGGCCCGCAGACGCAGACGGGGTGCAGATGGAGCCGCAGATGCAGTCGTTCAGCGCAGACCTGGACTCCTACAGC GAGAGCATGTTCCTGAACTCTTTACTGGATGACCCGTACCTGAGCCTGCAGTTCAGCGGCCGGCAGAACCAGAACCTGAACCTCACACAGCAg gtCAGTAATGTGGACTCGGATAAGCCGATGCTCAGCCAGAGTCAGTGTGCAGCATTTGCAGACGGGCGGCTCGCGGTGCCCAACATCATCCTGACCG attCTCCGTCCGGTCTCTCCCGGGAGATCACCAGTGCTCTGTCTGCCGTCCCAGGCTTCGAGATGGAGCCGTTCTGCTCGGAGGACCGGCTTCAGATGGAGCCACTAGCGCTGGAGGGTCTGATGCTAGCTGACGGAGACCTGCTGTTGGCGGACCCGGCGGTGGAGGACTCCTTCCGCTCAGACCACCTCAAATGA